The proteins below come from a single Chryseobacterium bernardetii genomic window:
- a CDS encoding DUF932 domain-containing protein, with product MAHNLNYNNRTGRYSFFSVKEKAWHGLGQIVQDYPTSAEAIRHAGLDYEVEKSPLFTKGSGIVQIADGIVIQDTEIEVPNYFANIRTDNNTVLGVVGKDYHIVQNKDAFTFFDSIVGGESGILYETAGALGNGERIFITAKLPNYIRIGNSNDVIEKYIFLTTSHDGSGSITAAFTPIRIVCQNTLNASLRNMSNVVRIKHTAGAKQRLNDAHKVMGLANTLTMQMDGIFNSWAKVKVKDSEIRKLIQLALCPNKETFDLLKKGADDELSTMFKNTVDDAFAYAMINDTQLMETTKGTLFGAYNAVTGYFQNVRNYKNPEAKLQSIVLGGTAQLKTQKAFELCTSFEKIGADVFELN from the coding sequence ATGGCACATAATCTAAATTATAACAACAGAACAGGCAGATATTCATTTTTCTCGGTAAAGGAAAAGGCTTGGCACGGACTAGGACAGATTGTTCAGGACTACCCGACAAGTGCCGAAGCAATCCGCCACGCAGGTCTGGACTACGAAGTAGAAAAAAGCCCACTATTTACAAAAGGTTCGGGCATCGTTCAGATTGCAGACGGTATCGTCATTCAGGACACGGAAATCGAGGTTCCCAATTATTTCGCCAACATCCGCACGGACAACAATACCGTACTCGGTGTGGTGGGCAAAGACTACCATATCGTACAGAATAAAGATGCCTTTACATTTTTTGATTCTATCGTAGGCGGTGAAAGTGGCATCCTCTACGAAACCGCAGGGGCTTTGGGAAATGGAGAACGCATTTTTATAACCGCCAAACTCCCTAACTACATCCGAATCGGCAATTCCAATGATGTGATTGAAAAATATATCTTCCTGACGACCTCCCATGACGGGAGCGGAAGCATCACGGCAGCCTTCACCCCTATCCGAATCGTCTGTCAAAACACCCTGAACGCTTCACTCCGCAACATGAGCAATGTAGTACGCATCAAACATACCGCAGGAGCAAAACAGCGCCTGAACGATGCTCACAAAGTGATGGGATTGGCAAACACCCTGACCATGCAGATGGACGGCATTTTCAACAGTTGGGCAAAGGTCAAAGTTAAGGACAGCGAAATCCGCAAACTGATTCAGCTCGCCCTATGTCCGAACAAGGAAACATTTGACCTGCTGAAAAAAGGGGCGGATGATGAATTGTCAACGATGTTCAAAAACACGGTGGATGATGCATTCGCATACGCCATGATTAACGATACCCAATTGATGGAGACCACAAAAGGGACATTGTTTGGCGCTTATAATGCCGTGACAGGGTACTTTCAAAACGTCCGAAACTACAAAAACCCTGAAGCAAAACTACAGAGCATCGTTCTGGGCGGTACTGCACAGCTCAAAACGCAAAAGGCATTTGAACTATGCACCTCATTTGAGAAAATTGGTGCAGATGTGTTTGAACTGAATTAA